Proteins from one Emys orbicularis isolate rEmyOrb1 chromosome 2, rEmyOrb1.hap1, whole genome shotgun sequence genomic window:
- the MRPL32 gene encoding large ribosomal subunit protein bL32m — protein MAALVVFWSPARGLRGLMQRCWGQLERSLLRGLPGPPWAPALAVQAPATLPDPLEDIREESNKAPNFLDSIFWMAAPKKRRTIEVNRCRRRHPSKLIKLKTNIDVCPECGNLKQKHVLCGYCYKKIKMETGLIRVQIKEKEAGPFNAPTVETVVLYEGEKPTERDEGKRIIERQRKRPSWFTQN, from the exons ATGGCGGCGCTAGTGGTTTTCTGGTCTCCGGCGCGCGGGCTGCGCGGGCTGATGCAGCGCTgctgggggcagctggagcggagTCTCCTGCGGGGGCTGCCCGGCCCCCCCTGGG CACCAGCATTGGCTGTTCAGGCTCCAGCTACTCTTCCTGATCCACTGGAAGATATTAGGGAAGAAAGTAACAAGGCTCCAAACTTTTTAGATAGCATCTTttggatggcagctcccaagaagAGACGTACTATTGAGGTGAACCGCTGCAGAAGAAGACACCCTAGTAAACTTATAAAACTCAAG ACAAATATAGATGTTTGTCCTGAATGTGGCAATCTGAAACAGAAGCATGTCCTTTGTGGCTATtgttacaaaaaaattaaaatggaaactGGTCTCATAAGGGTCCAAATAAAGGAAAAGGAAGCAGGGCCATTTAATGCTCCCACTGTAGAGACTGTAGTCTTGTATGAGGGAGAGAAGCCCACAGAACGAGATGAAGGCAAGCGGATCATTGAAAGACAGAGAAAACGTCCAAGCTGGTTCACACAGAATTGA